The following are encoded in a window of Kitasatospora sp. NBC_01250 genomic DNA:
- a CDS encoding response regulator transcription factor: MTDAALPPVTLLIADDDEVTRSGLRMLLAAQPGIAVVGEAADGVEAVEQARRLRPDVVLMDVRMPRLNGLEATRQLLTSDDLPDPPKIVVITTFENDGYVTAALSAGASGFVLKRRPVREIAEAVRVVAAGEAILFPAALRRMVAARPLGSAAALPNAALTGREEEVLRLMATGRSNPEIADSLTVSLETVKTHVGNVLTKLGAQNRTHAVVIAYESGLVVPGFAG, from the coding sequence ATGACCGACGCTGCCCTTCCTCCTGTCACCCTCCTGATCGCGGACGACGACGAGGTGACCCGCAGCGGTCTGCGCATGCTGCTCGCCGCTCAGCCGGGGATCGCGGTGGTCGGCGAGGCCGCCGACGGCGTCGAGGCGGTCGAGCAGGCGCGGCGGCTGCGGCCGGACGTGGTGCTGATGGACGTGCGGATGCCGCGGCTCAACGGCCTGGAAGCCACCCGGCAGCTGCTGACCTCCGACGACCTGCCCGACCCGCCGAAGATCGTGGTGATCACCACCTTCGAGAACGACGGCTACGTCACCGCTGCGCTCAGCGCCGGTGCCAGCGGCTTCGTGCTCAAGCGGCGCCCGGTCCGGGAGATCGCGGAGGCGGTCCGGGTGGTCGCCGCGGGCGAGGCGATCCTCTTCCCCGCCGCCCTGCGCCGCATGGTCGCCGCCCGCCCCCTCGGCTCCGCCGCCGCCCTGCCGAACGCGGCACTGACCGGACGCGAGGAGGAGGTGCTGCGCCTGATGGCCACCGGCCGGTCCAACCCGGAGATCGCCGACTCGCTCACGGTGAGCCTGGAGACGGTCAAGACGCACGTCGGCAACGTCCTGACCAAGCTCGGCGCCCAGAACCGCACCCACGCCGTGGTGATCGCCTACGAGTCCGGCCTGGTGGTCCCGGGCTTCGCCGGCTGA
- a CDS encoding sensor histidine kinase, with the protein MIRGIRPLLRGSTYTGVLFAAAGALVAVPLLPLAMAPALAWRSGPYGVRAVLTLVVWALLIAVIGLFRGTRRLLVAGARRLLRVPLPEVVTVRRPPVAGSVPSAADRWRTPLWLVLHVALGWAGGLASMVLLGLGVSLPGNWLSGEARLSWSGGSFRLTGAWSWVVGIVFLLLVPVVCAVVAGALRRLAAPLLGPSSAERLALAAEREQQLAERNRLAHELHDSIGHTLTAATIQAAVAGEVLAADPAAARAALRSIEESTRAALEDLDYVLGVLREEEPGTAPTRTLADLPELLDRLRHAGAVVEPQLSGELTQVQGTLSRAAYRIIQEGLTNALRHGTGGPIEVRVAASRDGLEIGVVNRVGSAGAGSRAFPTSGHGLPGLAERVRLLHGEFAAGPEAGPDGAAHWRLAVRLPVRLSA; encoded by the coding sequence ATGATCAGGGGAATCCGGCCGCTGCTGCGCGGCTCGACCTACACGGGCGTGCTGTTCGCCGCTGCCGGCGCGCTGGTTGCTGTGCCGCTGCTGCCCTTGGCGATGGCGCCGGCGCTGGCCTGGCGGTCGGGTCCGTACGGGGTCCGGGCCGTGCTGACCCTGGTGGTCTGGGCGCTGCTGATCGCCGTGATCGGGCTGTTCCGCGGCACCCGGCGGCTGCTGGTCGCCGGTGCCCGTCGGCTGTTGCGGGTGCCGCTGCCGGAGGTGGTGACCGTCCGCCGTCCGCCGGTGGCCGGTTCGGTGCCGTCGGCCGCCGACCGCTGGCGGACCCCCCTGTGGCTGGTGCTGCACGTCGCGCTGGGGTGGGCGGGGGGCCTGGCGAGCATGGTGCTGCTCGGGCTGGGCGTGAGCCTGCCGGGGAACTGGCTCTCGGGTGAGGCTCGGCTGAGCTGGAGCGGTGGGTCGTTCCGGCTGACAGGCGCCTGGAGCTGGGTGGTGGGGATCGTCTTCCTGCTGCTCGTACCCGTGGTCTGCGCGGTGGTTGCGGGCGCGCTGCGCCGGCTGGCAGCACCGCTGCTCGGGCCGTCCTCGGCCGAGCGGCTCGCACTGGCCGCCGAGCGGGAACAGCAGCTGGCCGAACGCAACCGGCTGGCCCACGAGTTGCACGACTCGATCGGGCACACGCTGACGGCGGCCACGATCCAGGCCGCCGTGGCGGGCGAGGTGCTAGCCGCCGACCCGGCGGCAGCGCGGGCCGCCCTGCGCAGCATCGAGGAGTCGACCCGGGCCGCCCTGGAGGACCTGGACTACGTGCTGGGCGTGCTGCGCGAGGAGGAGCCGGGCACCGCGCCGACCCGGACCCTGGCCGACCTGCCCGAACTGCTCGACCGGCTGCGGCACGCGGGCGCGGTGGTCGAGCCGCAGCTGTCGGGCGAGTTGACGCAGGTGCAGGGCACCCTCTCGCGGGCGGCGTACCGGATCATCCAGGAGGGGCTGACCAACGCGCTGCGGCACGGGACGGGCGGCCCGATCGAGGTCCGGGTGGCGGCGTCGCGGGACGGGCTGGAGATCGGCGTGGTCAACCGGGTGGGGTCCGCTGGTGCCGGCTCGCGGGCGTTCCCGACCTCCGGGCACGGTCTGCCCGGGCTGGCCGAGCGGGTGCGGCTGCTGCACGGGGAGTTCGCGGCCGGCCCGGAGGCCGGTCCGGACGGGGCGGCGCACTGGCGGCTGGCGGTCCGGCTGCCCGTCCGGTTGTCGGCATGA
- a CDS encoding DUF4190 domain-containing protein has translation MYTQEIDMPTVVPSPVRASERNGPAVAALVVGIVSMISSIVFVGGVFGLVGLVLGTVALARARRSGVGRGLAVTGLVTSFLAILVSVLLAFFAVWYADRTQKCYQPDSFRQYTQCVHQQLSGH, from the coding sequence ATGTACACGCAGGAGATCGACATGCCGACGGTGGTACCGAGCCCGGTCCGTGCGAGCGAACGGAACGGTCCGGCCGTGGCCGCCCTGGTGGTGGGCATCGTCAGCATGATCAGCTCGATCGTCTTCGTCGGCGGCGTGTTCGGGCTCGTCGGCCTGGTCCTGGGCACCGTCGCCCTGGCCAGGGCCCGGCGCAGCGGCGTCGGCAGGGGCCTGGCCGTCACCGGTCTGGTGACCTCGTTCCTCGCGATCCTGGTGTCCGTGCTGCTCGCGTTCTTCGCGGTCTGGTACGCCGACAGGACGCAGAAGTGCTACCAGCCCGACAGCTTCCGGCAGTACACCCAGTGCGTGCACCAGCAGCTCTCCGGTCACTGA